Proteins found in one Clostridium kluyveri DSM 555 genomic segment:
- a CDS encoding threonine/serine exporter family protein — protein sequence MNVDKIVHVAAHAGKIMLESGAEIYRVEETITRIGNNYSIFSIDAFVTLNVIIVSASDECGQTISVIKRVRHRTLDLEKISGVNNLSRNIKKNNYSLYRVEIKLNKIESSSPYNLKMTLVFSGLATTFFCFAFGGNIKDSIVAFFIGLLINLTSRSLNFLRANEFFINTLCGSIAALIALISIKYNIGSNRDTIIISSIMLLVPGLSITNAIRDTIAGDLISGISRGIEAFLVAVAIAIGTGVVLKLWLIIGGTAL from the coding sequence ATGAACGTTGATAAAATAGTACATGTGGCAGCCCATGCCGGAAAAATAATGCTGGAAAGCGGAGCTGAAATATACAGGGTTGAAGAAACCATAACCAGAATAGGAAACAATTATAGTATATTCAGCATAGATGCTTTTGTAACCTTAAATGTAATTATAGTATCCGCCTCTGATGAATGCGGCCAAACCATATCAGTAATAAAAAGAGTACGCCATAGAACATTGGACTTAGAAAAAATATCCGGGGTAAATAACCTGTCAAGAAATATAAAAAAAAATAATTATTCTCTATATAGAGTAGAGATCAAGCTAAATAAAATTGAATCCTCTAGTCCCTATAATCTTAAAATGACCCTAGTATTTTCAGGCTTAGCCACAACGTTTTTTTGTTTTGCTTTTGGAGGGAACATAAAAGACTCTATAGTAGCATTTTTTATAGGACTTTTAATAAATTTAACTTCTAGAAGTCTTAATTTTCTTAGGGCAAATGAGTTTTTCATAAACACATTATGCGGCTCTATAGCTGCTTTAATAGCACTTATAAGCATTAAATACAACATAGGTTCTAATAGAGATACCATAATAATAAGTTCCATTATGCTTCTGGTACCAGGGCTTTCCATAACAAACGCCATAAGAGATACCATTGCAGGGGATTTGATCTCTGGCATTTCCAGGGGAATAGAGGCCTTTCTGGTAGCTGTAGCTATTGCCATAGGCACAGGAGTCGTATTAAAATTATGGCTTATTATAGGAGGAACAGCTTTATGA
- the glyA gene encoding serine hydroxymethyltransferase, translating into MDFNELKNTDKDIYGIIEEEWERQKNGIELIASENFTSKSVMEAMGSFLTNKYAEGYPGKRYYGGCYIVDKAEDLARDRMKKLFNAEHVNVQPHSGSQANMAVYMSVLKPGDTVLGMSLNHGGHLTHGSKVSFSGKLYNFVSYGLNSDTEIIDYDEMRELALKHKPKMIVSGASAYPRKIDFKKIREICDEVGAYMMVDMAHIAGIIAAGRHESPVPYADFVTTTTHKTLRGPRGGAIICKEKYGAALDKTIFPGIQGGPLMHIIAAKAVCFGEALKDEYKEYIDQIIKNAKVFGEELVKYGFRLVSGGTDNHLLLVDLTNKNITGKDLEELLDKVNITVNKNAIPFDKLKPNVTSGIRVGTPAVTTRGFKEEEMKKVAYFINKAVENREGDLSAIKREVIELCEAFPLYE; encoded by the coding sequence ATGGATTTTAATGAGTTAAAAAATACTGATAAAGATATCTATGGAATAATTGAGGAAGAATGGGAAAGACAAAAAAATGGTATAGAACTCATTGCTTCTGAAAATTTTACAAGTAAAAGTGTGATGGAAGCCATGGGGTCCTTTTTAACCAATAAATATGCAGAAGGGTATCCAGGCAAAAGATATTATGGAGGATGTTACATAGTAGATAAGGCAGAAGATTTGGCAAGAGACAGGATGAAAAAACTTTTTAATGCAGAGCATGTAAATGTACAGCCTCATTCAGGTTCCCAGGCAAACATGGCTGTTTATATGTCTGTTCTAAAACCGGGAGATACGGTTCTTGGAATGAGTTTAAATCATGGAGGTCATCTAACTCATGGAAGCAAGGTAAGTTTTTCAGGTAAATTATATAATTTTGTTTCCTATGGATTAAATAGTGATACGGAGATAATTGATTATGATGAAATGAGAGAATTGGCACTTAAGCACAAGCCTAAGATGATAGTTTCTGGTGCCAGTGCCTATCCGAGAAAAATAGATTTTAAAAAGATAAGGGAAATATGTGATGAAGTGGGAGCCTACATGATGGTAGATATGGCCCATATTGCAGGAATTATTGCTGCAGGAAGACACGAATCTCCAGTACCTTATGCAGACTTTGTTACAACTACTACCCATAAAACATTGAGGGGACCTAGAGGAGGGGCAATAATATGCAAGGAAAAATATGGGGCTGCCCTTGACAAGACCATATTTCCAGGAATACAAGGAGGACCTTTAATGCATATTATAGCTGCCAAGGCAGTTTGTTTTGGAGAAGCATTAAAGGATGAATATAAGGAGTATATAGATCAGATAATAAAAAATGCCAAAGTTTTTGGAGAAGAGTTGGTTAAGTACGGATTCAGACTTGTAAGCGGAGGCACTGATAACCACCTTTTATTAGTAGATCTTACTAATAAAAATATTACGGGAAAGGATTTGGAAGAACTTTTAGATAAGGTAAACATAACTGTAAATAAAAATGCCATTCCTTTTGACAAGTTAAAACCAAATGTTACAAGTGGAATTAGAGTGGGAACTCCAGCTGTGACTACCAGAGGATTTAAAGAAGAGGAAATGAAAAAAGTAGCTTATTTTATCAATAAAGCAGTGGAAAATAGAGAAGGGGACCTGTCAGCTATTAAAAGGGAAGTAATAGAATTATGTGAGGCTTTTCCTCTTTATGAATAA
- the trpA gene encoding tryptophan synthase subunit alpha has translation MNRIDFKFKELKDQGKKALIPFITAGDPSLDTTVNIVLEMDKKGADIVEIGIPYSDPLADGPIIQGSSQRAIKGGAKIRNIMETVRKIRGKSEIPLVYMVYYSSIFKYGLERFIAEASAVGINGIIIPDLPIEERGDIMDITVKYEVHLIPLVAPTSKRRIQEIAAGGSGFVYCVSKNGVTGVGEKIKTDIKEYMELVGSYTELPKALGFGISGSSMAREFKPYCDGIIIGSAIIDIIYKCKGEKEILDKVGNFISEVKKSLE, from the coding sequence ATGAACAGAATTGATTTTAAATTTAAAGAGTTAAAAGATCAAGGTAAAAAAGCACTTATACCTTTTATAACAGCAGGAGATCCTAGTCTGGATACTACAGTTAATATTGTGCTTGAAATGGATAAAAAAGGAGCGGATATAGTGGAAATTGGAATACCCTACTCCGATCCACTGGCAGATGGGCCTATTATACAGGGTTCTTCTCAAAGAGCAATAAAGGGGGGAGCCAAAATTAGAAACATTATGGAAACTGTAAGAAAGATAAGGGGAAAAAGTGAAATTCCTCTTGTATATATGGTATACTACAGTTCTATATTTAAATATGGTTTGGAAAGATTTATAGCGGAAGCTTCTGCTGTAGGAATAAATGGAATTATAATCCCAGATCTTCCCATAGAAGAAAGGGGAGACATAATGGACATAACTGTAAAATATGAAGTTCACTTAATACCTCTTGTGGCACCTACCTCAAAAAGAAGAATTCAGGAAATAGCGGCTGGGGGATCCGGCTTTGTATATTGCGTATCTAAAAATGGGGTAACTGGAGTGGGAGAGAAAATCAAAACTGATATTAAAGAATATATGGAACTTGTAGGGAGCTATACGGAACTTCCTAAAGCTTTGGGCTTTGGAATTTCAGGATCCAGTATGGCAAGAGAATTTAAACCTTATTGCGATGGAATAATAATAGGGAGTGCCATAATTGACATCATATATAAATGTAAAGGGGAAAAAGAAATATTAGATAAAGTAGGGAATTTTATTTCAGAGGTGAAAAAGAGCTTGGAGTAG
- a CDS encoding lantibiotic immunity ABC transporter MutG family permease subunit translates to MFMLIRLIGSDFYKVRHTAIFWMHIIVPILISLLFVAYYGTSTAAVDNVSKMGLYTQVLSMGFPLIIGIVCAMAVEQEYDAGNFRGLLMSEHKLLSFSSKICALLFMAFFSLIIAIGIFALELEFLVHEDVFNFYIYGNIILILLFSQIFLYILHLLLSFRFGTGASIGLGITESLISALMLTGLGDVIGKWLPCSWGGRIIQNYIILNSDVYDINVLLYKFQGLYMNGFKLGIYICGIATIIFPC, encoded by the coding sequence ATGTTCATGCTCATTAGATTAATAGGATCTGATTTTTATAAAGTACGTCACACTGCAATATTTTGGATGCACATTATTGTTCCAATATTGATTTCATTATTATTTGTTGCATATTATGGAACTTCAACTGCAGCAGTAGATAATGTTTCTAAGATGGGGCTGTATACACAAGTTTTATCCATGGGATTTCCATTGATAATTGGTATAGTATGTGCTATGGCTGTGGAACAAGAATATGATGCGGGAAATTTTCGGGGGCTCTTGATGTCAGAACACAAGCTTTTAAGTTTTTCAAGTAAAATATGTGCGCTGCTTTTTATGGCATTTTTTTCTCTTATTATTGCTATTGGCATTTTTGCATTAGAATTGGAATTTTTAGTTCATGAGGATGTATTTAATTTTTATATTTATGGAAATATAATTTTAATTTTATTATTTAGTCAAATATTTTTGTATATACTACACTTATTATTAAGTTTTCGTTTTGGAACAGGGGCCTCCATAGGACTTGGAATAACAGAAAGTCTGATTTCAGCTCTTATGCTTACAGGACTTGGGGATGTAATAGGCAAATGGCTGCCCTGCAGCTGGGGTGGCAGAATAATTCAAAATTATATTATATTGAATAGTGATGTATATGATATTAATGTACTACTGTATAAATTTCAGGGATTATATATGAATGGGTTTAAATTAGGAATATATATTTGTGGCATTGCAACTATCATATTTCCCTGTTGA
- a CDS encoding threonine/serine exporter family protein: MIINSIYIFIATLSFSILGNVRGKNLIFSSLGGGFTWFFYLLSSHYVNSSSLLCFFTASVFASTYSEIMARVIKTPATTFIIYSIIPLVPGWGMYNTMLYSIQGHINESLSTGLNTLEIAGTIAVGIFLVSSIFKAAALFRKKLFKIDQL; encoded by the coding sequence ATGATAATAAATTCTATATATATCTTCATTGCTACCTTGTCTTTCAGTATACTTGGAAATGTAAGGGGTAAAAATTTAATATTCTCATCCTTAGGTGGAGGATTTACCTGGTTTTTTTATCTTCTTTCTTCACACTATGTGAATTCTTCCAGCCTGCTGTGTTTTTTTACAGCTTCAGTATTTGCCTCCACCTATTCAGAAATAATGGCAAGAGTGATAAAAACTCCTGCCACAACTTTTATAATATATTCAATTATTCCACTAGTGCCAGGATGGGGAATGTATAATACCATGCTCTATTCTATACAGGGTCATATAAATGAATCATTGTCTACAGGCCTTAACACACTGGAGATTGCCGGAACTATAGCTGTAGGTATATTTTTAGTATCCTCCATATTCAAGGCCGCTGCACTTTTTAGAAAAAAACTTTTTAAAATCGATCAACTTTAA
- a CDS encoding metal-sensitive transcriptional regulator has product MEERKQIQTRLRRIEGQIKGIEKMIESDICCRDILIQIAAVRAAVNKVGGLVLKNYARTCLVEDENNRAKNDNIEAFLETFTMFLK; this is encoded by the coding sequence TTGGAAGAAAGAAAACAGATTCAGACTAGGTTAAGAAGAATAGAAGGACAGATAAAAGGCATTGAGAAGATGATTGAAAGTGATATATGCTGCAGGGATATTTTAATACAAATTGCAGCGGTGAGAGCAGCAGTAAACAAGGTAGGAGGTCTGGTACTTAAAAATTATGCCAGAACCTGCCTGGTGGAAGATGAAAATAATAGAGCTAAAAATGATAATATAGAGGCCTTTTTAGAAACTTTTACTATGTTCCTAAAGTAA
- a CDS encoding lantibiotic immunity ABC transporter MutE/EpiE family permease subunit, whose translation MAIALSFILTTRYFEIDSYNWWYVMLFPGMISLLCTLVVVKDKKMKNMAVLSLPVDLKKIWMAKVLVCVCMIVIASMIHLFGSVFIGNILEIGKLGRIPMINAVFASIVLIITLLWQIPLCMFLGSKIGMFATVLINIVCCILGVLLAVYDTLWMIPYAVPSRLMIPIIKVLPNGLPAIQGNQAFTPELLWDSVILPGIIIIVSLFVILAFFTAKWYENQEAR comes from the coding sequence TTGGCAATAGCACTTTCCTTTATTTTAACCACAAGATATTTTGAAATTGACAGTTACAATTGGTGGTATGTAATGCTTTTTCCAGGAATGATATCTTTATTATGTACATTAGTTGTTGTTAAAGATAAAAAAATGAAAAATATGGCGGTGCTTTCCTTACCTGTAGATTTAAAAAAGATTTGGATGGCAAAAGTACTTGTATGTGTATGCATGATTGTAATTGCATCTATGATTCATTTATTTGGCTCTGTATTTATAGGAAATATTTTAGAAATAGGGAAACTAGGAAGAATCCCAATGATAAATGCAGTATTTGCAAGTATAGTCTTGATAATAACACTTCTATGGCAGATACCTTTATGTATGTTTTTAGGAAGTAAAATAGGAATGTTTGCCACAGTATTAATCAACATTGTTTGCTGTATATTAGGAGTACTGCTTGCTGTTTACGATACGCTGTGGATGATACCCTATGCAGTTCCTTCAAGACTTATGATTCCAATTATAAAAGTTCTGCCAAATGGGTTACCAGCTATTCAGGGTAATCAGGCTTTTACACCGGAATTATTATGGGACAGCGTTATATTACCAGGCATTATAATTATAGTTAGCTTATTTGTCATACTTGCATTTTTTACTGCAAAATGGTACGAAAATCAGGAGGCAAGGTAA
- a CDS encoding phosphoribosylformylglycinamidine synthase produces the protein MSVKRLFVEKKKGFDIEAQGLLKDIRESLGIYHLENVKVVNRYDIENIDDREYEKSKYIIFSEKTVDNIYEEEIDMEENTKVFAVEYLPGQYDQRADSASQCIRILTQSEKTQIASSKVYILYGDISEEEFVKIKNYCINPVDSREASLEKLDSLKSELVIPESVEILDGFIEKDKEELEEFIEAKGLAMSIEDLIFCQRYFKEKERRDPTITEIKVIDTYWSDHCRHTTFMTELTDVSIEDGKFSTPIKNAYEDYLELRNRIYTENKKPECLMDIGTIAVKKLRKDGKLKDLDESDEINACSIVVDADINGKNEKWLVMFKNETHNHPTEIEPFGGAATCLGGAIRDPLSGRSYVYQAMRVTGSGDPRTKVENTLKGKLPQKKITLGAAEGYSSYGNQIGLATGMVSEIYDEGYVAKRMEIGAVIAAAPFENVKREKPVISDVVILLGGRTGRDGCGGATGSSKKHTESSILTSGAEVQKGNPVTERKIQRLFRKPEVSKLIKRCNDFGAGGVSVAIGELTEGLEINLDLVPKKYEGLDGTELAISESQERMAVVVSRENQDRFIEYARQENLEATKVADVTGDNRLKMFWRGDAIVDLSREFLDTNGVRASVDVRVKSPEDKSYFERSISDKKYENNSIKELWIETLKDLNMCSQKGLVERFDSSIGASTVLMPFGGKYQDTPTEAMAAKLPVLNGDTNTATIMSCGYNPDIAKWSPFHGAVYAVVESAAKIAASGGDVNNIKLTFQEYFEKLGKEPERWGKPFSALLGALYAQEQFGIAAIGGKDSMSGSFKDMDVPPTLVSFAVSTARADDIISPEFKDYENYVVVIPALRDEFSLPDIKKLKKNYGIINNMIKEGQVLSAHTVKRGGICEAVSKMSFGNRIGMKFKDDISAKELFSPDYGSIILEIDSKIDIDERLKNTGFKLIGFTQKEQSIEINKEKISILDMVSSWEESLENVFPTYVSGENKKIEVEYFERNNKISPAIKAAVPKVIIPVFPGTNCEYDTEKAFKKAGAQVETVIIKNLTGTQIEESVDAVVRGINSSQIIMLPGGFSAGDEPEGSGKFIATFFRNSKIKEAVMEFLNKRDGLMLGICNGFQALIKLGLVPFGEIRDIDESCPTLTYNKIGRHVSTIVNTKVISNLSPWFNNAKAGDIHSIAVSHGEGRFVAADDVIDKLKIKGQIATQYVDLNGNASCDVKFNPNGSYFAIEGITSPDGRILGKMGHSERIGENVFKNIPGEKDQKLFEAGVNYFKI, from the coding sequence ATGAGTGTTAAAAGACTGTTCGTAGAGAAGAAAAAAGGATTTGACATAGAAGCTCAGGGACTTCTCAAAGATATTAGAGAAAGTCTTGGTATTTATCATTTAGAAAATGTAAAAGTAGTAAATCGTTATGATATAGAAAATATAGATGATAGGGAATATGAAAAATCCAAATATATAATATTTTCGGAAAAAACTGTAGATAACATATATGAAGAAGAAATAGACATGGAAGAAAATACGAAGGTTTTTGCTGTAGAGTATCTTCCTGGTCAGTATGATCAGAGAGCGGATTCTGCATCTCAATGTATTCGAATATTAACTCAAAGTGAAAAGACACAGATTGCATCTTCAAAGGTATATATTCTTTATGGGGATATATCAGAGGAGGAATTTGTAAAGATAAAAAATTATTGTATAAATCCTGTGGATTCCAGGGAAGCTTCTTTGGAAAAATTAGATAGCTTGAAAAGCGAATTAGTTATACCAGAGTCTGTGGAAATATTAGATGGATTTATAGAAAAAGATAAAGAAGAACTTGAGGAATTTATAGAGGCTAAAGGTCTTGCTATGAGTATAGAAGATTTAATCTTCTGCCAGAGGTATTTTAAAGAAAAAGAGAGGAGAGATCCTACTATAACGGAAATAAAAGTAATAGATACATATTGGTCCGATCACTGCAGACATACTACTTTTATGACTGAATTAACTGATGTATCCATTGAAGATGGAAAATTCTCAACTCCTATAAAAAACGCTTATGAAGACTATTTAGAATTGAGAAATAGAATATATACTGAAAATAAAAAACCTGAATGTCTTATGGACATAGGTACCATTGCTGTAAAGAAATTGAGAAAAGATGGAAAACTAAAAGATTTAGATGAATCAGATGAGATAAATGCATGCAGTATAGTTGTGGATGCAGATATAAATGGGAAAAATGAAAAATGGCTTGTAATGTTTAAAAATGAAACCCATAATCACCCAACGGAGATTGAGCCTTTTGGAGGAGCTGCAACCTGTCTTGGAGGGGCAATACGTGATCCACTCTCTGGGAGATCCTATGTATATCAGGCTATGAGAGTTACAGGAAGTGGAGATCCAAGAACCAAGGTGGAGAATACATTGAAAGGAAAACTCCCACAGAAAAAAATAACCCTAGGGGCAGCGGAAGGGTATAGTTCTTATGGAAATCAGATAGGTCTTGCAACAGGTATGGTTTCTGAAATATATGATGAAGGATATGTGGCAAAGAGAATGGAGATAGGTGCAGTTATAGCTGCAGCTCCTTTTGAAAATGTAAAGAGAGAGAAACCTGTAATTTCTGATGTAGTAATACTTTTAGGAGGAAGAACAGGAAGAGATGGCTGTGGTGGAGCTACAGGTTCTTCTAAAAAACACACGGAATCCTCCATACTTACATCTGGAGCGGAAGTGCAAAAGGGTAATCCAGTTACTGAAAGAAAAATTCAAAGGTTATTTAGAAAGCCAGAGGTAAGCAAACTTATTAAAAGGTGTAATGATTTTGGTGCAGGAGGAGTATCTGTAGCTATAGGAGAACTTACAGAAGGACTTGAAATAAATTTGGATTTGGTACCTAAAAAATATGAAGGTTTAGACGGAACTGAACTTGCTATTTCAGAATCTCAAGAACGTATGGCAGTGGTTGTATCAAGAGAAAATCAGGATAGATTTATAGAATATGCAAGGCAGGAGAATTTAGAGGCAACTAAAGTAGCTGATGTTACAGGGGATAACAGGCTTAAGATGTTCTGGAGAGGGGATGCCATTGTAGATTTAAGCAGAGAATTTTTAGATACCAATGGAGTAAGGGCATCAGTGGATGTTAGAGTAAAGTCTCCTGAGGATAAAAGCTATTTTGAGAGAAGTATTTCAGATAAAAAGTATGAAAATAATAGCATAAAAGAACTGTGGATTGAAACTTTAAAAGATTTAAATATGTGTAGTCAAAAAGGACTGGTGGAGAGATTTGACAGCAGCATAGGTGCTTCTACTGTACTTATGCCTTTTGGAGGAAAATATCAGGATACCCCTACAGAAGCTATGGCAGCAAAATTACCTGTATTAAATGGAGATACCAATACTGCCACAATAATGAGTTGTGGATACAATCCAGATATTGCCAAGTGGAGCCCTTTTCATGGAGCAGTTTATGCAGTGGTGGAATCAGCAGCTAAAATTGCAGCTTCAGGAGGAGATGTAAATAATATAAAACTTACTTTTCAGGAGTATTTTGAGAAACTCGGCAAAGAGCCAGAAAGGTGGGGTAAGCCTTTTTCTGCCTTGCTTGGAGCCCTTTATGCCCAAGAGCAATTTGGCATAGCAGCTATAGGTGGAAAAGACAGTATGTCAGGAAGTTTTAAGGACATGGATGTTCCACCTACTTTGGTTTCCTTTGCAGTTAGTACAGCAAGAGCTGACGATATTATATCACCTGAGTTTAAAGACTATGAAAATTATGTAGTGGTTATACCTGCATTAAGGGATGAATTTTCTCTTCCAGATATTAAAAAACTTAAAAAAAATTATGGCATCATAAATAATATGATTAAAGAAGGTCAAGTGTTGTCCGCCCACACTGTTAAAAGAGGAGGAATATGTGAAGCCGTAAGCAAAATGAGTTTTGGAAATAGGATTGGAATGAAGTTTAAAGATGATATAAGTGCCAAAGAATTATTTTCTCCAGATTATGGCTCTATCATACTAGAAATAGATTCAAAAATAGATATCGATGAAAGGCTTAAAAACACAGGATTTAAACTCATTGGATTTACCCAAAAAGAGCAATCTATAGAAATAAATAAAGAAAAGATATCTATTTTGGATATGGTAAGTTCTTGGGAAGAAAGTCTTGAAAATGTTTTTCCTACTTACGTTTCAGGAGAAAATAAGAAAATAGAAGTAGAGTATTTTGAAAGAAATAATAAAATTTCTCCGGCAATAAAGGCGGCAGTTCCAAAGGTAATTATACCTGTATTTCCTGGAACTAATTGTGAATATGATACGGAAAAAGCTTTTAAAAAAGCAGGGGCTCAAGTAGAAACTGTTATAATTAAAAATTTGACAGGCACGCAGATAGAGGAATCTGTAGATGCAGTTGTAAGAGGAATAAATTCTTCCCAGATTATTATGCTTCCAGGAGGATTTAGCGCGGGAGATGAACCGGAGGGTTCAGGTAAATTTATTGCTACCTTCTTTAGAAATTCTAAGATAAAAGAAGCCGTAATGGAGTTTTTAAATAAGAGAGATGGACTTATGCTTGGAATATGCAATGGCTTTCAAGCCCTTATAAAATTAGGACTTGTACCTTTTGGGGAAATAAGAGATATAGATGAGTCTTGTCCTACCCTTACCTATAATAAAATAGGAAGACACGTGTCTACCATAGTAAACACAAAAGTTATTTCCAATTTATCTCCATGGTTTAACAATGCAAAGGCAGGAGATATTCATTCCATAGCAGTTTCCCATGGAGAGGGAAGATTTGTGGCGGCAGATGATGTTATTGACAAGCTCAAAATTAAAGGTCAGATAGCAACACAATATGTGGATCTAAATGGTAATGCCAGCTGTGATGTTAAATTTAATCCAAATGGTTCCTACTTTGCAATAGAGGGTATAACAAGTCCAGATGGGAGAATACTTGGTAAAATGGGACATTCAGAAAGAATAGGAGAAAATGTATTTAAAAATATTCCAGGGGAAAAGGATCAGAAATTATTTGAAGCAGGAGTAAACTATTTTAAAATTTAA
- a CDS encoding lantibiotic protection ABC transporter ATP-binding protein: MNDLILETKELCKNFKGQMAVNNVSLKVRRNSIYGLLGPNGAGKSTTLKMITGMLRASSGKILFEGHKWSRNDLKNMGALIEGASLYGNLTARENLKVRTIVLGLPDKRIDEVLEIVDLKNTGNKRAHQFSMGMKQRLGIAIALLNNPKLLILDEPTNGLDPFGIQELRELIRSFPKEGISVILSSHILSEVEQVACQIGIISGGILGYQGDMKKGEDLEKLFIEVAGKYRREGE, translated from the coding sequence ATGAATGATTTAATTTTAGAGACTAAAGAGCTTTGTAAAAATTTTAAAGGACAAATGGCGGTAAATAATGTATCGCTCAAAGTCAGGCGCAATTCTATTTATGGATTGCTTGGACCAAATGGAGCGGGAAAGTCCACAACATTAAAGATGATAACTGGAATGCTGAGAGCAAGTAGTGGAAAAATTCTGTTTGAAGGTCATAAATGGAGTAGAAATGATTTAAAAAATATGGGAGCTTTAATTGAAGGAGCATCACTTTATGGAAATCTTACTGCAAGGGAAAATTTAAAGGTGCGTACAATAGTTTTAGGATTACCTGATAAAAGAATTGATGAAGTGCTTGAAATAGTGGATTTAAAGAATACAGGCAATAAAAGAGCGCATCAATTTTCTATGGGAATGAAGCAAAGGCTTGGAATTGCAATTGCACTTTTAAATAATCCAAAGCTTTTGATTTTAGATGAGCCCACTAATGGACTGGATCCTTTTGGTATACAAGAACTTCGTGAATTAATTCGATCTTTTCCAAAGGAGGGTATTTCCGTAATACTATCAAGTCATATATTGAGTGAAGTTGAACAGGTAGCTTGCCAAATTGGGATTATCTCAGGTGGAATTTTAGGGTATCAGGGGGATATGAAAAAGGGAGAAGATCTTGAAAAGTTGTTTATAGAGGTTGCAGGAAAATACAGAAGGGAGGGGGAATAG